The genomic stretch TTAAtaaatgacttatatatatCAATTTAAAGACCCATTTACTTttggctaaatttttttcttgatcCCTGTGGTGAGACACTACTTTTAAATCGACCCATGTGGTAAAAAAAGTGTTAATCTTAACCTTGTGATGAAGTTCGTTATCAATCGTAGTCCAAATTGAAATTTCTGTCAAAATCTCATCTACATGCAGGGCTAAAATGGTCAttccattcttttttcttttctttttagtaATTCCACCTTTTTATAATCAacaaaaatagaaggaaaaaaaaaaaaaaaagaaatcccTCCCCAATCCCTGTCATTGTCACCACAACCACAACGACCACCCACCACCttccccctctctctcacaTAACCCTAGCCGTCCCTTCCACCACTGTTCttcttaaaataaaactaaattcaATGTTTGCATATATAATAACTTATATTCTAATCTAAATGCGGCGATGTCTTTGTGATtttttaaatcttgattttggaCTCTTGGCTATCTTGAAAAGAGAAAGTTTGATAATATGAACcttgtaattttattgtttatttattcttttattgtaGCTCTAAaagttttaaatatatatatatatatatatatttatgtccATTCGACGCTTTATGATTGGTTGATGGAATCAATAAAAACGAAAAAACAATTTTATCCCTACAAATTAtagaagaatgaagaaaaatctaATTTGGACTATGGTTGATAACAAATTTCATCGCAAGATTACAATTAATAGCTTTTTCACCATAAATGTCTATTTAAAAGTAGGGTATCACCAAACCATGACAAAAATTTGGccttactttttatttattttttattctatgATTGGACAAAAAATAAGAATCAGTACATTCAGATGGAAGGAGTTTAATTCTCATATTGTTAATATCTCCAACTTTCCAGTCTACTGCGAAACGCTTAAGAGCAAATTCATTTAAACTGGGGTGGGTGTTTTGTGAGTTTATTCTTGTCCACAAATCTTAAATTAATCCAGAATTTAGTATAATAATCATTATCCACAAACAATGGCAAGACTGATTTTTAATATGCCTGTTTTGTACGCTTCTTTGTCCGTATTTAAAGAGtttggtagagagagagagagagagagagagagagagagagagagagagagagcagaagAGAGCATGGATATGCAGGTAGGTTGCAGGTGGGGTGTTTTGTTACCTGTTGTGGCTATGGTGACGGTGGAGTTCACAGACGTCGGCGTAACGACTGTAAGCAAAGCAGCAATGTCAAGAGGAATGAGCAGttatgtttttgttgtttactCTAACGCCCTTGCTGCCatctttctccttccttgctTCATTTTACAGTAATAATTCTCTTCTCAGTTCTCACATCCATTCATTTCATATCTTCTCTGCAGTTCATCAGTGATTACTTTTACCTTAAGGTAAAACAATGACATTTCTTCCGTTtactctctctgtctctgcaGAAAGAAGCCggccgcttctcttcctctttcgcTCCTTTGCGGACTCTTCCTCCTTGGCTTAATTGGGTAAGAATATTGTGTCATTTTGTTCTGTTTGCTTAATTTTAATCTGCGTAATGAATGCCCTCATCGCTAGATCAATTTCGTACTGCTATCGAAATCTTATGTGACAAGGAAGATTGTTGCAGGAGTTCGAGCCTGATATTAGCATATAATGGCATCAACTACAGCTCACCAACAGTTTCATCAGCAATGGGAAACCTCATACCAATTTTTACCTTCGTACTGGCGGTCATTTTTAGGTATGGAACCCTTTCTTTACTTTCTCATGCACACATCGCATGTTTGCATTTTCTTATAACTTCTTTCAAAACTATATAGGATTGAAAAGCTGGATTTAAGGAAATCAAGCACTCGAGCCAAATTGTTGGGCACTATTGTATCGGTATCTGGTGCTTTCATAGTGATCCTTTATAAGGGCTCGGCAATCTTAAAGTTCAAGGGTTTATCACCACCAAACTTTACTAACCAGCACTTCGTGTCGCAGCAGACAAATTGGGTCTTTGGGGGTTTTCTCCTTGCTCTGTCTTGCCTTTTGGCTGCTACATGGAACATTGTGCAGGTACCCTGCAATCCGAGAGATTCTACCTTGTAATCGGGGGATATATCCTAAGGTCACATGATGAGCAAGACACTCACATGGCATATTTCCCCGATTAcatacaagtttttcttctgCAATCCAATTAATATATTCATTACATTATCATGGAAAATTCACTTAGAAACTGAGTTTTCAGTTTTCCCCATCTCTCAGGCACC from Pyrus communis chromosome 7, drPyrComm1.1, whole genome shotgun sequence encodes the following:
- the LOC137740907 gene encoding WAT1-related protein At5g40240-like yields the protein MARLIFNMPVLYASLSVFKEFGRERERERERERERERAEESMDMQVGCRWGVLLPVVAMVTVEFTDVGVTTVSKAAMSRGMSSYVFVVYSNALAAIFLLPCFILQKKPAASLPLSLLCGLFLLGLIGSSSLILAYNGINYSSPTVSSAMGNLIPIFTFVLAVIFRIEKLDLRKSSTRAKLLGTIVSVSGAFIVILYKGSAILKFKGLSPPNFTNQHFVSQQTNWVFGGFLLALSCLLAATWNIVQAPIVNNFPSKVTIVFFYIFFVTIQTTIYSLIVERNPNSWVLRPDIEMIAIVCSAMFGSVFRTAVHVWCLQQNGPIFVTMFRPLGVAIAAAMVVIFLGESLHLGSVIGSIITAIGFYAMIWGQIKEQKIAMENEVHSLASATQQAPLLPCRVAEDQ